The DNA sequence ATTATATTGCTTTATTTTTACATTTGAATCTAAAAATTAAAATAAAACTCTTATCAGAATGCTGCTAAAGAATCGACTTCAAATGTCGTTAAATTTTCAAAATAAAAAGACCTCCTGCACTTTCTTAAGTGCAGAAGGTCTTCAGTAAAGAATTATTTCATAAAAACGCTTAGTGATGTTCTTCTTCTACGATGAACTCCACAGCATCCTCGTAGGACTGCCTTCGGTAACCGAATAATGATACAACGGTTCCCGCAGCAAGTCCCGTAATCCACGCAATAATAAAGGTAATAATCACAGCCTTTATCTGTAACCCGGGAACTACGTTTTTCGCAATGAAGATAGCGGCCAATCCTCCCAATACACCAGGCATACCGTGAAGATTATGAACACCGCAGGTATCAATACCTTTTATGATCCTTTGCACACGTGGCTGAATAAGCGCAAAACCAATCACACTTAAAATGCCAGCAATAAAACCTAATATCAGAGATGATTTGGGAGTAGTATGAGCACAAGAGGAACCGATAGCTACGCCACCAGCAAGAGCTGCATTAGCCATATCTTCAATAGCGATCTTTTTTCTGATCATCGTGCTTGCAATATAGGTAGATACGGTTGCGCCACACAATGAAAGGATTGTGTTCACTGCAGCAAGAGGCATCTTCGATATTTCGGCAGGTGCAGCACAAAAAGACGGCCAGAATATCCAGAGGACCATACTTCCTAACATCGAAAATTGATTACTGATTTTATCAGATTCAATTTTCTTGTTGAAATCTTCTCTGGTAGTCATCCTTACAATTACACCTAACCCAAAATAAGCACCAAATTGGTGAATAACAATCGAACCGCCAGTATCAATCAACAACCCCTTTGGTATAAGCCCCATACCATTGTCTAACATAATCCATTCATTCAACATATAGGATGGAACAAACATGAATGCCATAATCATATATTGAGACATCTTTAACCTACCCAGGAAAGCACCAGTGGCAATCAATATACTCGCCGCACAGAACTCAGCAAGGATAAACCGGTCCATTTTCAATTCAGCTGGTTCTCCAAAAATTCCTTGTGTCTTTAAAAACATATAGTAAGGAATTACGATACTTACCGCAATGTAGGTAGCAGTAACAGCGCCATAACCATACCTCTTAACAAAAACCATTAAAAATCCGAAACCAACCATTAACATTGCCATAACATGTATAGCTTTACCATATTTTGTTAATTCAAGAAAATCCTCAAGAACTGAAGCCATTCCTTCACCACCTGTACCGATTTTGAAAAAATCAAAATCGGCATCGACGGTAGTATTTAATTGAGCATTAAAACCAACAAGCCCAACCTTGGGGTGCTCTAATTTTGCACCTGATACAACATCCACTGTAGTCCAGGAGTTTCCATCACCACTAAATGAACCAGTAACATTTTCTCCTGATTTTGTTAATTTTAGATATAGTGTGGTTAATGTTGTTGGCACAGATTTACTACCAGACATCCTTGATAGTTCTCTGCTCATTTCCACATTGTCAACATCATCCATCTGGCGGGTGAGCATAACATAGTTGTCATCGCTCTCATAAATAATCACTCCAGCCTGCTGAAATTTTTGTTTTGGATTATAGGTAACCTTGGTAACGACCTCAAAATCGCCAAGGGGCGCTCCTCTTAGAAGCTTTATTTTATTGTTTACATTGATTTGCCACAGGTTTTCTGCCTTGGTAGTAATCCTTAAATACCCGGGACGAACCAATAAATTCCAATCACTTTGATTTTCACGAATTATGAGCCACGAAGGATCCAGCGTCTGACTTTCAAATTCATCCTCGTATAGCTCAGCTGCACAACTTGCTCTCTGTATTCCTAACAAAGGGATACAGAAAAGAATTATACATACAATACTATATAACTTAAAAATAGTTCTTATTGCCATCCGGTTGCCCTCCTTTCCAATTAATTATAAAATTCCAATACAATACTTACACGCTCTCAAAATAGGTATTTTAAGCTTGAACATAATTTTAATTTAGAAAATTATTAAATCTCTGATTCATGAAAATGGATGATTTCCGCCAGCTAATTGTAACTATTTTTACCCTTGAATACATAATGTTTATAGAAATTGCCTTTCAAAATTATGTATATTCCGTTCATATATAAATAATAATTTAAACTGCAGTTTCGGTCGCTTTATCTTGATATTCTTGGAGATATATATATTTCATTTGATAACAAATATCAAGCGAAAACTATTACAATAAAGCTATATTCCCCTTCTCAAGATATAGAGTAAAGAATTTAAGGATATTTAGTAAAGCGAAATATATGCCAGAAAGAGCCTGGTTGGGTTGACTATTGTATAAAATCAGTTAAGAATACATTAATGGTAGATATGGAAGTTGTGAGGGCAGGATATCCAAATTTATTGGAAAGAAACTCCCATTTTCATAAAATAGGGCTGAGGGGATATTCAGAGTAATATGATATGATACCGTACTATTGACTTTATCCGTATTCATTTGTGGTTAATTTTATGGATAAAACCTGACGATATAGAGTTTACTTCCCTAGCAATTGTGATCTTTTAAATTCATAATCCTCTTCAGATATGAGACCTTGCTCCTTTAATTCATTTAGCTCCGATAGTTTTTCGTTTTGGGTAGGAAAAATGTCATGAGGAGTATGTTTTTGTGTACTGGTAAGTTCCTTAAGCTTGTATTCGTAGTCGTCTTTTGTTATAAGCCCTTCATGGTAGAGATCACTAAGTTCTTTAACTTTTTCCTCATTGTTGATATTTTTGGACGGTGTTGAGATCTTCTTTTCC is a window from the Candidatus Jettenia sp. genome containing:
- a CDS encoding DUF1349 domain-containing protein — translated: MAIRTIFKLYSIVCIILFCIPLLGIQRASCAAELYEDEFESQTLDPSWLIIRENQSDWNLLVRPGYLRITTKAENLWQINVNNKIKLLRGAPLGDFEVVTKVTYNPKQKFQQAGVIIYESDDNYVMLTRQMDDVDNVEMSRELSRMSGSKSVPTTLTTLYLKLTKSGENVTGSFSGDGNSWTTVDVVSGAKLEHPKVGLVGFNAQLNTTVDADFDFFKIGTGGEGMASVLEDFLELTKYGKAIHVMAMLMVGFGFLMVFVKRYGYGAVTATYIAVSIVIPYYMFLKTQGIFGEPAELKMDRFILAEFCAASILIATGAFLGRLKMSQYMIMAFMFVPSYMLNEWIMLDNGMGLIPKGLLIDTGGSIVIHQFGAYFGLGVIVRMTTREDFNKKIESDKISNQFSMLGSMVLWIFWPSFCAAPAEISKMPLAAVNTILSLCGATVSTYIASTMIRKKIAIEDMANAALAGGVAIGSSCAHTTPKSSLILGFIAGILSVIGFALIQPRVQRIIKGIDTCGVHNLHGMPGVLGGLAAIFIAKNVVPGLQIKAVIITFIIAWITGLAAGTVVSLFGYRRQSYEDAVEFIVEEEHH